The sequence below is a genomic window from Longimicrobiales bacterium.
CACGCACGTTCCTGGATCTGATCGGAAGCATGTTCGCCGCGCTTGAGATGGAGCCCACCCTCGAGTGGATCGATACTCCGGCCGAGATCCGGGATCGTTACCAGTACTTCACGCAAGCTGATATGGGGCGCTTAAGGACGGCCGGTTACGACGCGCCGTTCCTCGGTGTCGAGGAGGGTGTCGGGGCGTATGTGACCCGCTACCTCGCCACGGACGACCCATACCGGTGATTCCTCGAAAACTCTTCGCCATTCCCGATCCGACGCGGGTGCTTCGGGAAGATTGAGGGGCTCAGTCCCTTCGGATCCACCGAAGAGCTCAATGAATCGGCCTCCATCTCCTCACCTATCCGTGCTTGTAGTTGTTCATCGTCCGTAATTTTCCGAATGAATTGTTCAAGGTTCTCTTTGGTCACGGGGTTCTCCCGTCGTGAAACTGTCCCGCTCGTAGAGGATGAGATGTTCAACTAGGGGCAACGTGAGCGATGGAAGTTCAACTCGGAACGAGCATCGTTCCCGGTACGAGCGCCCCTCGATTACCGGCCCGCCACCTCACGTTCACTAAGCGCTGGACGCCAGGCACGGCGGGCCATAATGTACGCGCGTGGTGTACACGCGTGCGCCGGCCGATCGTGGCGGGGCTCGACCGACCTCAGGAAATTCATGGGCGTTTTTACTTCAGCTGTAATCACGGTCGGCCTCGTGTTCCTCATGGCCGTGTCGAAGGTCGCGTCGACGAGTGAGGGCCCCGCGGTCGATTCCGACGGCGTCATCAAAGAGTACTGCATGGGCTGCCACGACGACCGCCGAATGCGCGGCAACTTGTCCCTCGAGGACTTTCGTGCCCTAGACGCCGGCCGGACCCCCGAGACCGGCGAGAAGATGATCCGCAAGCTGCGCGCGGGCATGATGCCGCCCCCGGGTGCGAAGCGCCCGGGAGGCGATACCCTCCTGCAGCTAGTGGAGTCGCTCGAAGCGAACCTGGACGCCCAGGCCTCCGCCCATCCTAATCCGGGGGGGCGCACGTTCCAGCGCCTGAACCGCGCCGAGTACGAACGGTCGATTGGGGACCTCCTCGGACTCACGATCGACGCCTCGGCCTACCTACCGCCGGATACGAAGAGCGCCAACTTCGACAACATCGCCGACGCGCAGCTGCTGTCACCCACCCTTCTCGATGCGTATCTGAATGCCGCCGCAGCGGTCAGTCGAATGGCTGTCGGCGACCCCAACGCGACGCCCACGGAGGCGCAGTATCGAGTGGCCCGGTGGGCCTCGCAGCTCGAACGCGCTGAGGGGGCCCCGTTCGGAACCCGCGGCGGAACCTCGGTCCTCCATTACTTCGTCGCAGACGGCGAGTACGTGTTCCGCGTTTCGTTTCACCACGAGACGACAGGCACGATCGTGGGCAACGGTCGCTCGGCGTTGCAGACCGCTGAGGTCCCCGAGCAGGTCGAGATCTCGATCGACGGAGAAAGGGTCGCGCTGCTAGAGATGGATCGCTGGATCCACGCGTCCGACCCGGACGGTGTGGAGATGCGGACCGCCCCGATCCGCGTGCGCAGCGGGGCAAGACGTGTAACGGCTGCATTTCTTGTCCATGCCGAGGGCCCTGTCCAGGATCTGATAGCGCCACACGACTGGTCGCTCGCCAGTACGGCAATCGCAGGTACGTACGGAGTCAACTCGCTCCCGCACCTGCGCGACATGGTGATCGTCGGACCGGACCGCGCTGCGGGAGTGAGCGAAGCACCGGGTGGGGCGGCGGTGTTCTCCTGCACCCCAGATTCGGCGGCCGAAGCCCGCCCCTGTGCGGAGCGCATCATCGCGCGTCTCGCGCCTGCCGCGTTCCGCCGGCCCGTGTCTGCCGACGAGACCCAGGCGCTCCTAGGGTTCTATGATGAGGGCGCGGCGGCAGGCGATTTCGCGATGGGGGTACGCACCGCTCTCGAAGCCATGCTCGCGAGTCCGCACTTCGTGTTCCGCTTCGAGGAACCGGCGCAGGCCGTCGCGGCTGGCGAACCCTACCCGATCGGAGACAGCGACCTCGCGGCGCGGTTGTCGTTCTTCCTGTGGGGCGCGCCCCCCGACGCCGCACTCGCTCAGGTGGCTGCTGAGGGGCGGCTCTCTGACCCCGCAGCGCTCGACCGTGAGGCCCAGCGTCTTCTTGCGGACCCGCGCTCGGACGCGCTCGGGACTCGATTCGCGGCGCAGTGGCTGAGGCTCCAGGACTTGGAGAAGATCCACCCTGACGTGCGCATCGACCCGGACTACCACCTCCAGCTCGCCGCCGACATGCGCCGCGAGACCGAGGCGTTTTTCAACAGTCTTGTGCGAGAGGACCGCAGCCTGCTTGATCTGTACGATGCGGACTACACCTTCCTCAATGAGCGCCTCGCTCGGCACTACGGGGTTGACGGGG
It includes:
- a CDS encoding DUF1592 domain-containing protein, translated to MGVFTSAVITVGLVFLMAVSKVASTSEGPAVDSDGVIKEYCMGCHDDRRMRGNLSLEDFRALDAGRTPETGEKMIRKLRAGMMPPPGAKRPGGDTLLQLVESLEANLDAQASAHPNPGGRTFQRLNRAEYERSIGDLLGLTIDASAYLPPDTKSANFDNIADAQLLSPTLLDAYLNAAAAVSRMAVGDPNATPTEAQYRVARWASQLERAEGAPFGTRGGTSVLHYFVADGEYVFRVSFHHETTGTIVGNGRSALQTAEVPEQVEISIDGERVALLEMDRWIHASDPDGVEMRTAPIRVRSGARRVTAAFLVHAEGPVQDLIAPHDWSLASTAIAGTYGVNSLPHLRDMVIVGPDRAAGVSEAPGGAAVFSCTPDSAAEARPCAERIIARLAPAAFRRPVSADETQALLGFYDEGAAAGDFAMGVRTALEAMLASPHFVFRFEEPAQAVAAGEPYPIGDSDLAARLSFFLWGAPPDAALAQVAAEGRLSDPAALDREAQRLLADPRSDALGTRFAAQWLRLQDLEKIHPDVRIDPDYHLQLAADMRRETEAFFNSLVREDRSLLDLYDADYTFLNERLARHYGVDGVTGSQLRKVQYMDERRRGILGHASVLTMTSHAGRTSPVLRGKWVMEVLLGAPPPPP